Part of the Lagenorhynchus albirostris chromosome 19, mLagAlb1.1, whole genome shotgun sequence genome, CGCGGGCCAAGGTGGTAAGTGCTGGGAAGGCCGGTGGCCAGCGGTTGGGGCCTGCCAGTCTGTGAGCACCCCTCTCCCTCTCAACCCTGGCCCTGCCGCCCTTGATTTCCATACCGAGGGCACGGGCCCAGCCAGGACACTTAATGACTGCCCTGTAGACTGGGTGATTTCAGGTTGTAGATGCCCCGGTGCTGCTCTGGGCCCACAGGGTGAGGGGCAGCCTTATCCCCGGGGGTTGTGAAGACCCGTCTACCCCCACGTCAGAACCCTAGGCTCAGCCTCCCAGGGCCCCGTCCCTGGGAGAGCCGAATGGTGGGAGAGCCTTGGTCTGAAGGCCACTTCAGAACAAACAGTTGCTGCCCGGAGCCTCCCTTCCTGCTCCTGCCTGAGCATTTTGGCAACAGTgtcctttgatttttctcttttctttgttaaaatttcttCCCATGGGCCACGTGCCAAACACTGACTATCCGACTCTCTCCCCATCCCGGGCAGACCATGAATGACTTCGACTATCTCAAGCTCCTGGGCAAGGGCACCTTTGGCAAAGTCATCCTGGTGCGGGAGAAGGCCAGTGGCCGCTACTACGCCATGAAGATCTTGCGGAAGGAGGTTATCATTGCTAAGGTGggccctcccagggctgctgcGGGCTGGCCGCTGTGGGGGACACAGTTCGGAGCCTGACGGAGGTCAGGAGCACGCACTGGGCGGGCCACTTCCCGGGTCTGCTGCTGTGTCCCCCAACCCGTGAGTCCTCAGAGAAGGAgagcctgaggcccagagagtgggGCCCTGCCTGCTGAGTCCCCCACCCTCTGGGCACCAGGAAGGAAGGTGGGGGGAGTGTGGCTGGGGCCTCACCCAGCAGGTGCTGTCAGGCCTGAAGGAAGCCCCTGTGGCGGCAGAGGGCCTATGGGGAGGCCACAAGGGTGGGGCCTGGCTCAGGGTGTCTCAGGAGGAGGCTGGGCCAGGAATGGagttctattcctttttttccttatttaaagttttttaaataggaaattcctaatgtacataaaattttttaaagaaaaataaatataatggacTCCCATTTAGCAGTCATCAGCGTCAACATTAACTAACGTTTGGCCAGTCTTGTTTCATTACCTCTGCCCTGCTCGTCTGTTGTTCTGGAGTACTCTAAGGCACGTCCTAGACGTCACAGATCTTCAGCCATACCTACTTAGATGTGTCTTTGACAGATGATGATTTTAAAGACTATAATCACGGTACTGTGATCATATCCAACAGAATTAACGATCCCTGGTGTCATCGGTCCAcggcagggtttctcagcctcagcactgacATTTGGACCAGACCATTCTCTGCTGTGGGGCAGTCTTGTGCACTGTGGGACAtgtagcagcacccctggcctctaccaGGGCACCCCTCCACCCCCGAGTTGTGATAGTCAAAAATGTTCTTGGACATTACTACCGATGTTATTACATTATCCCCTGGAGACAGACTTGCCCCTTGGAGAGCCAGTGTCTGGGCACTGCAGCTCTCTGGGCTACTGCCATGCACTCAGATACCAAACTCAAGCCCATGTTAgagtcctgggaggggagggcctgTGACGCTGCGCTGGGCCCGCCCCCTGAGTTTCTGATTCATGGGTCCGAGGAGGGGGcccaataatttgcatttttccaaGTTCCCAGGCGGCGCTGATGCTGCCAGTGTGGGGACCACACGTGGAGAACCACTGCTCACAGCCTAGCGTCCTGATTAGATCCAGGTCCTTCAAGAACATTTATAGGTGGTGATTCCTGTGGCCTGTGGCATCACCTTAGGGGTCTCAAAATGTCTGCTCGGCCCCCCCCCCCTCAAGGATGTCAGAATTGGTCCGTGGATTCAGGTGGTGACAGCCTGATCCTCCCTTGTGAAGTCACCATCAGCTTCTCACCTTATGGTTTTGAGAGCGAGCCATGGAGTGTGCTTGCCTGGGTGTGGTATTTCATCAGGGCTCGTGAATGGTAGCATTCTGCTCCTGCCGTTCTGTCTGTGTATTGACTAGGAATGGAATTGGATATCACCGAGATGTTGCTCTCCCATCTCTCAAGTTGGGCGGGGGGCGGTGTGTGTGGCTGACGTGGTGGGACCCTCCAGCCCCTCACCCAGCCTCTGTCTGCAGGATGAAGTCGCCCACACGGTCACCGAGAGCCGGGTCCTCCAGAACACCAGGCACCCGTTCCTCACTGTGAGTAGCACTCTTGTCCCAGGCAGGGCCTCGCCTGCCTGTGGGGCCTCCAGGCCGGCCCCCTAGGACAGAGCTCAGGGGAAGAGCCTGACCCCTGCCACTGTGAAGAACAAACTTGGTGTTGGCCGGATGGCTGGGGCACGGTGTTGTGGGCTCTCCGGGCAGCCTGAACCAAGACACCAGGGGTGGCAGCTTCTTCGTAGATGGTGCCTTTGGCCGATTGATGATACCAGGTTATAAGATGGCCCCAGGAGAGCATGGCTGCTGTCTTTATGGGTTAGAGGCACTTTGTCCGGCTGGTCGGAGTGGGAAcgttatttttttatgttttgagaGGTAATCCTAGGAGCAGATGTATTATTATTGTGCTGCCTATCAGCTTAGGCTGAGCAGACAAGACACCTCTGTGGCTACAGTCTCCATCAAGGCCAGCAGCCATCAGTTGAATGGACCAGGTTGAAGATGGCTTACGGGTTGTTCTCTAGCTCACTTGCTGGCCAGGAGTCCTACTGAGCCAAAGCACTTGTTCAGATGAAATCTTACCAGGTTCTTCAGCGTGGAAGACAGGGAGCAGTAGAGTTGTTGTGAGCAGGGGGTCACCTAGGGGTTCTCCTAGGAACTCTCTGTAGGGCTCCTTAGAACGCAGTCTGAGAACTACTTGTTTGTTGGCAGATCGCTTGTCCAGCCTGCTTTGGGGGTTGGCTCCCACTGCCAACTCCCAGCCAGCAAACCGCGTGTGTGtggatgtgggtgtgtgtgtaggtTGACCCATTTGACTGTAACATGGGAGGAGGAGAGATGTGAAACAGCTCTGGTTGCTCAGAACATAGTTTCTCCCCTGGCTGTGCCTCTTGGAGGCCTAGTTGAAGGCAGAATACAGGATCGTTGAGCACAGTAACCCTTTCCCTGCTGTCAGGGCGTGAGCTCACTCATACGCCACAAAAGGTGAAGCTGAGACCTGAAACCTGGCCGCCTGATTCCCACGGCCTGAGCCAGGCCGGGGGGTGTATGTGCAGAACCAGCAGCgcccctgcctcccagggccGAGCGGAGAGCCCTCCTTTTTCCCACCTCCTATCCCGGCCGCCTTCCTTCCCCACAGGCGCTGAAGTACGCCTTCCAGACCCACGACCGCCTGTGCTTCGTGATGGAGTACGCCAACGGTGGCGAGGTGAGCTGCGCTGCCCCCTGGCTGCCTTTCCgggtgtggggggcagagggagacTTGCTGGGTGTCATCTTGTTCCATCCGCCCCCCTCCCCTTGAGGCAGGCATCACCATTTCTGTCGTGCAGGAGGGAAAACAGGCTCAGagcagttaagtgacttgtccaagttcCCACAGCTAGTGAGTTGGTAGGCAGGATgcaaactgaggtccagaaagctGTGCGGAGGGCTGTGTGGGTGGTTGGCAAACAGCGCTACAAGGACGTTCTTAAAGGTGCGGAGAAAGCGTCTGCGGGTCAGGATCCCCCGTTCCTCTGCTGTCAGTGCGGCCTCCTGATGCGAGCGCTCAGCCACTTGCTGTCGCTCACCGTCACCCGCTCCTCGCCCCTCACACCCTTCTCTCCATGCAGGTGTCACTCACTGGCTTCATCTCTCCCATTTGGTCTCACAGCTTGTCACTTGCTCCTGAGTAGTGGTCCTCTGCTTGCTGGCTGTCGCTCCTCGTTCGCCTGCCCCCTCCTGCCACCCCCCTCACTCTCCACTCAGCGCCTGGTGTCTATCCTTTGCTCTTTATCccttgctccttttttctttctcttttcttttttttggctcaCGTGAGTTCTTCTCTACTCACCGCCCCTCACTTGGGCTTTCTTGCCGTCACTTGCCGGTTCGTGGGGCAGGTGTCACCTCATCAGTGGGCTGGGTGCCGGGGCCGCACAcggtcccctcctcccctcctctgggcCGGGGTCTCACCTCCCCTGCCTCCTCTGCTGGCAGCTGTTCTTCCACCTGTCCCGGGAACGCGTCTTCACGGAGGAGCGGGCCCGCTTTTATGGTGCGGAGATCGTCTCAGCCCTGGAGTACCTGCACTCGCGGGACGTGGTGTACCGTGACATCAAGGTGAGCGTGCCGTCGCCTCCTGGCTGGGCAGGCCGTGCACAGGCCTTCTGCCCGTCTGCTGAGCTTCCCCTTCCATGGAGGGTCTGTCTGTCTTGTCCTTCTCAGAGCTGAGCCTCCCACCCAGGCCCAAGGTGGGTGGTTCCACAGCAGGTGGCCCTGCGTGGGGCCCTTCCAGGCTTCCTGCTGTGCAGCCAGAGGGTGTCAGTTGGTCCAAGCGCTTTAGGAGATGGCCCGGCTGAGCCCACCAACGCCAGACACACGTGTCCCCTGTGAGACAGTCATTCTGCCCTAGGAGCATGCGCGGGAACAGGTGCCTGTGTCTGTCTCAATGTGGACGCACAAGCTCCTGGCGGCACTGTGTACACtgaccccaaactggaagcaacccaagtgtccgttGTCGGAAAGTGGGTGAAAGACATGAAGGTGTATCCACACAGTGGAAGTCTGCACAGCAGTTCAAGAGGACCAACTACAGCCACACACGATAGCCTGGGCGGGTCTCACGGGCTGAGGCTGAGGGGAAAGCCAGGACAGATGAGGGGAGTCTGCGTCGTTTacagtgtgtatatatagaggtggaaaaaatgttaaaaagcagagaaggaaagtTCTTTCTGTGTTGGAGGAGGTGGTGGCTAATAACAGGGAAGGGGCACATGGGGCTCCTAAGGGGTGGTGGTCTTTATTGACCTGGTGGAGGTTACACAGAGGCCCACTAAAGTGCCCATTTGTGTTAAGTTtaggaaaaaagaggagaaagaaggggaCAGTGTTCCTTACGTCCAAGGTGTGACAGCCGCAGCCCGCAGTGGGGGAAGCAGTTTGGGCAGGACCTGGCTCCTGTCTCTCCCTGCCCCGCTTTTTACCagctccctgggggcagggggcgctGGGGAGGTGTCGGGTCTGGCCTCCCCCTGAGCCTCGGAGGGCCTAACCCTCTGCTGGGGTGTGACCTCTGGTCCCCCCTGGAGCCACTACCCCAGGCCACAGCCTCCTCCAGGGAAGGGCAGGGGTGTGTGGGGTTTCAGGGGTGGCAGGAAACCCTGAGGTACGTTGTGTCCCTGACTCACTGGCTTTTCCTACAGCTGGAAAACCTCATGCTGGACAAAGATGGCCACATCAAGATCACTGACTTCGGCCTGTGCAAAGAGGGCGTCAGTGACGGGGCCACCATGAAAACCTTCTGTGGGACCCCTGAATACCTGGCGCCCGAGGTGTCTGGGGCTGGAGGGCCCAGGGGCGTGTGAGGCCAAGGGAGGAGGGGGCCCTCAGCCCTGTGTGTTTCCCCCGCCCAGACCCTCTGAGGGCAGGGCTCCAATTCCTTAGGTggccctcccagccctgggcagggccGTGTCCCCCTCGGGCCCCTCTCAGTGCCTTGGCCCCGGGGGATGTGTGCCTGGCCCCTCATCGCCCCCCCTTGCTCAGGTGCTGGAGGACAACGACTACGGCCGGGCGGTGGACTGGTGGGGGCTGGGCGTGGTCATGTACGAGATGATGTGCGGCCGCCTGCCCTTCTACAACCAGGACCACGAGCGCCTCTTCGAGCTCATCCTCATGGAGGAGATCCGCTTCCCGCGCACGCTCAGCCCTGAGGCCAAGTCCCTGCTTGCTGGGCTGCTTAAGAAGGACCCCAAGCAGAGGTGAGGGCTGGCGtctgccctgcccagcccagtgTCACCTGCTGCCACTTCCCTCGGCCTGGAGGGGGCAGCGCCCACAGGTGCACTCGCCCGTGGGGTGCTTGATGTGTGTTGATCGTCCCCACAGCGGGCACTTAGGGAGCACTCCCTTGCCTAGGCCTGTGCTTTGccctctggcctccctgcctTGTTTCATGGTGACACTGAGGAACAGGGTGGCCCTGTACCCAGCCTAgggtggcagaaccaggatgtGAAGCGGCCGTCTGCCAAGCCCACCCTCTCAGCTCGCAGGATGTGACCCTGGGCACAGGagctccctccctgagcctcagattcctcctcTGTGAGGTGGTGGTCTGTGGCGGGACAGAATCATTAAAGGTTGTTCAGGGCCTGCACCGAAAGCCCGTCTCCCAGGCCCTGGCTGCCCCGGGAGGCGGGTGCTGATGGCCGTCTCTGCCCAGGCTCGGCGGGGGGCCCAGTGATGCCACGGAGGTCATGGAGCACAGGTTCTTCCTCAGTATCAACTGGCAGGACGTGGTGCAGAAGAAGGTGAGCCCACTGCCTGCCTGCTCCCTGCGGGAGCCCGGCCGCTCCTGGGGGACCTTGGCTGGGGCCTCCGCTTCTCAGGGACCTGAGCCTGGACTCGTCTCCTCCACAGCTCCTGCCACCCTTCAAACCTCAGGTCACATCTGAGGTTGACACAAGGTACTTTGACGACGAGTTCACCGCCCAGTCCATCACAATCACACCCCCGGACCGCTGTGAGTATCTGAGGCCCCCTCTCCCCGTGGGCCTGGCTGGGCGGTGGAGGGGTGGGGTCTGCTCTTGGCCCAGTTCTCCAGGAGGAAGCTCACAGGTCCCCCTCCGTGTCTGGGCATTTTACCCTGCAGTATGTTCGCCAGGGCTTTCGCCGTTGGCCCACCGGTGGACCTGGTGAGGGTCACCAGGAGCCACTGGCTGCAGCACTCGGGGGAGAGGTCTGGGCAGGAGACACTTGAGGAGTCATCAGTGCCCATAGTTGTCTCCCAAGTTGCTCAGGTCTTTGGGGCTGGATGGGTTCAGTGATTCTGTAGCTGTTTGAGTTCTTACTCTCACCTGCCCGGTGCTGGAGACACAGCCGTGACGAGACAGCCCTGGGTCCTGCCCTCAGGGCGCTCAGAGTCCACGTGGGGTGACAGCCCAGAGTGATCAGGCCTGTGGTATTAGAAGTACAGGGTCTGGAGAAGCTCAGAGGAAATGCCTGACTTGGCCTGTGAGtcatggagggcttcctggagaaggagacATGGCAGCTGAGACTTGCTCTTGGCAGAAGGAGTGGCATACGGGACTCCCAGAAATGGGAGCATTGCAGAGGTCAGAATAGATGGGGGATGGGCGAGGGCATCAGGGCCAGAGCAGGAGGATATCGGGGGCCACTGGAGGAGTACGGATGTGTTGCACGGGGAGCCATGGAAGGGTCttgggcagaggagggaagggtTGCATCAGGGCTTTAGCAAGTACCCCCGCCTCGGCTGCATGTGGAGGGGAGGATTGCTGGGGGTAGGAGTGGcgcccagggcaggggctgggccatAGAAGTCTGGGCTGGACCCCGGTGTGGCCTggggcagaggagctggggggagCTCGGGAGGCTGAGTGAGCAGGCGGTGGGGCCTGTGGGCCAGGGCTCTGGCCCGGGGTGGAGCTGTGGCTGAGAGGAAGCCCCTGAGCCTCGGTCCGGTGGTCCCCGTTCTCGTTCTTGGGGATAGCGCGCCAGCTGGGGGTTGCACTGTGGTCTGGCTGCAGCCCTTcctggggctgggtggggtgcccgggccccctgcagaCCGCTTCTCCCCAATCCACCTCCACCGACCCCCGCAGATGACAGCCTGGGCTTACTCGAACTGGACCAGCGGACCCACTTCCCCCAGTTCTCCTATTCGGCCAGCATCCGAGAGTGAGCAGAGTGAGCTGCCTGCCGCCGCTGCCACTGCCACAGGACACGCGCGGCTGCCGTCACCACCGGGTTGGGggggggctttttttttaaactttttattttgccttctttgTTTGTGTCCCCATCCCTCACCTTCTGACCCCCATTTCCAGTTTTTTCTTCAGCCCTCTGCCAAACTCACCTCAGTGGTCCTAGTGGCCCTGCCTACAGGATCCTATCCTGCCCTCACCTTTGTGCCCAGACCAGGATTTGGGAGACTCTCCACTGCCTGCCCCAGGACCAGGCCTTTGGGCGGTTGGAGAGATGCCGGTTTTCAATCAACATAAAGCCCCAGTGAGGGGCGAAGCATGGAGCCGTGGGGCCCACCTGAATTTCTGGCTGGGGCACCCATGGGCAGCCCTGCCTCTGGGTTGCTGCTTCTGTCAGAGGCTGCCTTGTGGTGGGCCACCCGGTGGACAGCGCCCTGGTGCTGCCTTCCCTGCCCTGTCGTTAGGCGCGGAGTGGCCTGGCGTGGGGCAATCCAGCCTCCTTCTCCCATGGGGGCGGAAAAGCAATAATGTCCAGGGATCGGGGGTGCGGGAGTAGGCGAGGGCCTTTGGAAGCCGCATGCAGGATTGGGGGTTCAGGACTCCCTCGTGAGGAGGGGGCCTGCTCTACCCCGTGGGGAACCGGGAGGGGGCCCAGGGGATGGGCGCTGCCTCCTGGCCCTGTCTTCCCCCATCCCCTAAGCTGCTCTTCTGACCCTGGGGatgaggcaggaggagcatcTGGGGGCTGGcttccccacccaccagcccTGTTCCTTACCTCCTGCTGGAGCCCGGGCCTGGCCCCGCCCCTTCTGAGGATGGGGGCCGGGatctcccccttctctctgcctggggcGGAGGGGCGCCAGCCTCGGCTGTTACACATCTCGCACCGAGACAGTATTGGGCCCGGTGGACTTGGGTCGAagagtgggtggggctgggtgtcTGGTACGAACCGAGGTAGGGGCTTCTGAGAAGGGAGGCTCCGGGCCACCTcactccttccccctctccgggCCCCGCGTTCTGCAGCCTTAAGGTGAACGTGTCAGTGCTGTGGGCACTCAACGTGCGTGCCTCaggctgtgtgtgtctgtgggcgTGCCTGTGCATCTGGGATGCAGATGcacgtggggtgtgtgtgtgtgcatgtgtgttgggTATGTGTGTGCGAGGGCAAGCAAGTCCCGGCCTCGAGTGTGCGTGCTGTGTGTGGGCTCGGGCCCCGCCCCTGGCTCAAGCATTTCAACCCGAGGGGGAGGGGTGCTAGCCTAGCAGGGGAGCCACACCTGAGGTCCACTTGTTGCCCTGTCCCCCCTGCCCCGTTCCCCCCAGCATCTCTGGGGTTTGGGATTTAGTTTCTGTGGTTTTGATCACCTCAGCCCACCTTCTGTAGGTAGGTCACAGAGAGACattctggggtggggtggggggttggtttGGGTGGGTGGGTTCTGACTTTtcctgtctgtgtgtgtatgtccttAACCTGACagttctccctcctcccaccggCCTGTCCGCATCCCTCGTGTTTGTACGGTACAAGCAATAAAGACACTCATTTCAGCCTGGGGCCCAACCCCTGGGCCTTTCCTTGCTTCCGGAGTCTGGCCCCGGGCAGCAGCTGCCTGCGGCTCCCGTCCTTCTggccccagggcctgggagcCACGAGGAGGGGGGGAGGTGTGCACAAGCtcagggtggagggtgggggccgCTGGGCAGAAGCTGCCCAAGAGTTTGGGGAAGGCGCCTGGGCGGGGGGTACAGAGGACAGAGACCATTGCAGTCCCTCCGAAGCTGCTTGGGAAAAAAGAGGTGGGGTGGAGAGATGGGGGTGGAAGGGGTGCGTGGTGTCGCTGGGCCCTGGAGTgggtgtgggagggagaggactcattTCCTGTGGCCCTTGAGCCCTGGAAGGGGGCACTGCCTGCTCACCCCATCTTACCTGTGGCCCCCAATTCTGATACACAGCCCTTGGTGGATCAATGGGATGTGTGGTGGCGGTCGGCTGGGAGCACCTCAGGTTGGGTTACAGGCTTCACAGCTCTGGGACCCCTCTGGCACCTGTCCCTTTAATCCTGGAGTCACCATGCTTGAGTCACTCCTCTCAGACCCCAGGGCCAGGGCTGCCCCTGCGGAGCCCCCAGGTGAATTTAACGTCAGATTTTGCCGGAAGGTGTAGGCCTTCACACACACGGAGGCTTTGAGATTGTAAATGGGGGTAGAGGAAAAGTCAGATGCTACAACCAAGACtcaaggaattttttttgttttctaacttcatatggactttattatgaaTTGAGTTACAAAAGTATGTCCTGGTGGTCATATGATAAACGTCAGAGAGGCTTATGAAGAGACGCCTTttaaaagcaactatactccaataaaaattaattgcaaaGAAAAGCCTTTTACTCTTCCCTCTTGTCCAGCCCCTGGAGGTGACAGGTGCTAGATTTTCTTGTCACACCACACTGTCACTCAGACCTTCGTGTGGGTCCACCCCCGTATCTACCTCAGCCAGTTAGTGGTTGTCTTAACAGTCCACGGAGGCCTCCCACGGGTTCCTCAGCTGCTGCCCTCAGTTGAATGTATATCTGTAGCTGTAGTGGTGCTTCTTTTTTCGGTAGGAGAACTCTTCCCAAATAGGGAGTTTTAGAGGGGagtgttttaataaattttaccaattaggaaaattaaattttgaCTAGATCTGTCTTTTGTCATGTGCATTTAGACAGTTTCACAAGTTTTGTGAAAGGAGGAGGAAACTCAAAACCGCCCCCAGGCCCTGAGTGGGTCATTCTGGTCCTCATGTTACCCCTGTGCCGGTGGACACAGTGCCGTGAAAGGCTGTCCCTCTGTCTGCATAACTCTTTCTTCCCAGCTGAGGTCGTCAAGCTGCTGGGCTCTATACTGCTgcatcttccccctccccccgcccccgccagcaTACGTACATCAGTAGGCTGGCTGGGTCATTGGTAGGAATGAGATCCTCCTCTCTGAGCCACCCTTCTGCATTTGGGGGGCTCCTCGTGGACACTTGTCATGCCTCCAGCCGCTTCACGAGCTTTCTCTGCTTTCTCGGCTTGGATGTGCCTCAACTGACTCAGCTGCCCCCTGTCGACAAGAATTCACTTGGCTCCCAGTTTGTTTGCTGCCACCAGCAGTGCTGTAATAAACCTTTGACAGTGTAACAATCCATCTTACCGCGCTTGTGCTTTTTAAGTTTTTGTGGCCTGCATTCTAGAGTTGCTGTATTTTAATACATGCCAGATAGCTTTCCCCCGAAGTGTAGCGATTcacatatttttaactttaattttgagataattgcagACTCGTTGAAAactttgaaactttaaaaatagtacCACAGTGATTCTAGGACTGGAGCAGAAAATGTACAAGATGAACCCGAACATCTTGTGTCCGAAAATAAGGACCTACTAGAACCAAACCATACCCTCACTGACGGGGCGTtgaagggacacaggagccaatgGGAAAGAGACCCCAGTGGCCACAGCTGAAAGCAATTTGAGCGACAATAAATAGCATAGTATTGGGTTATACCCAAGGGGTAAAATAAATGAGTCTGTGCTGATATAAATGACAAATGGTGAGAACAGACATATCTGTACAGAATTCCAGATAATACCTGTAAATAGTCTGCCTTCAAAGAGGGGAAACATGGCCCCCGCTCCTTTGGTATGGACTGCAAagtgacttgcttccaaagagtacagtatggaaagggggGAGGCAACTGTTTAGTGGATAAAGTGGAGCTGCATCAGGCAGGTGGTCAAGGTCAACGTCAAGTGGTGAATCATGTCGGCAATGTGTACCTCCTATGGGAGGCGATTAGATGATACTTTACCTCTGGGGTCTTCCTGAAACATACACTCTCAGTCTAATAAAGAGAAAACACGCATCAGGAAAATTCCAGCTGAGGGATGTTCTGCACAAGACCCAACCACTGGTTCTCAGAACTGTCAAGGTTATTGAAAACAAAGGAGAACCTGAGAAGCTGTCACAGCGGAGAGAAGTCTTAGGAAGCATGAAGACTAAATGTAACGTGGTGTCCTGAATGGGGTCTTGGGACAGAGAAGACATTAGGTAAAAAGTCAGGAAATGTGAATAGTGCGTGGACTTGAATAATACTATGTCCCTATTGGTTTATTAAATTGTGACAAGACCACACTAAAAtgttaataggggaaactgggtctGGGTATATGGGGACTCTGTCCTCTCTTTGCAACTTTCCATAAAtctccaaaattaatttttaaaaagtacgaAAAATTTTCATCTACCCTTCACGCAGGTTCTCCGTGATATGCTACACTGATTTTATACCCCCGCCCCGATATTTATGTATCTGTCCCCAAACAAGACCATTCTCTTACATAATCACGGTCCAATTATCAAGgtcaggaaattgacattgatacaatgcTTTTCTCTTGGACCTTGATCAGATTTTACTGATAGTCACATTAATGTCcccaaatacaaaagaaaagtcCTGGCTAATGACTCAGTCCAGGCTCACACGTTACATTCAGTTGTCTGGTTTGAAGCTTACAGGGCAGTTATTTTGCAGAATGCTCCTCAGAGTTTGTTGCCTGATGTTTCCTTGTGGTTATATGTAAGCTGTTTTTGAAAGGAATTCCCCCAAATGAGATGCCCCTCTCAGTGCATCCTATCAGGAGGCACATGAGGTGATCTGTCCTATTCCTGGTGATGACTTTGATTCCTTGGTTAAGGTGGCGTCTGTCAgatttctcctctgtaaagttaCTACTTTCCCTTTGTAGTTATTTCGtacaggcatatctcattttattgtgttttgctttattgcacttggCAGATACGGcatgttttacaaattgaaggtttgtggcaaccctgtattgtcagatgatggtcagcgtgttttttgtttttcttttgttgttttgtgtgtgtgtgatttttttcaataaagcattttaaaatgaaggtaTGCACATTGTTTCTTTAGACATAATAcaattgcacacttaatagactacagtatagtgtacaCAACTTgtatgtgcactgggaaaccaaaaaaatgtgtgtgactcgctttattgtgatatttgctttactggggtggtctggaaccaaacctgcactgtctctgaggtctgcctgtactgTGTAGAGATACTCTGAGCATATAAATATCCAGGTTCTCATCAGGGgttcaggcaaagggaacagcaagtgcaaaggccctgaggcaggcagGTGTCTGATGTGTTTGGGGAACATAAAGAAGACAGGGTATTTCGGAAAGACTGAGGAATGGGGAGAGTAGAAGGAAATGAGTTTAGAGAGGTAATGTGCCCAAAGGACCTTGTGCTGAAGGTAaggagtttgttttattttaagtatgACAGAAGGCCAGTGGTCCGGGATCTCACACTCTTCTCTCTGCTCACTTTTCCAGCCTCACTGCCCTCTCAATGCCTGAAAATAGCAAgctctcctacctcagggcctttgctcctgCTGTTCACTCCACCTGGGATATTCTCCCCTCTCTGTGTTTCTGGCTCCTCCTCTTACAGGTTTCAGTTTCAACATCACCTCCTCAAAGAGGCCCTTccagatcatttaaaaattacat contains:
- the AKT2 gene encoding RAC-beta serine/threonine-protein kinase; the protein is MNEVSVIKEGWLHKRGEYIKTWRPRYFLLKSDGSFIGYKERPEAPDQTLPPLNNFSVAECQLMKTERPRPNTFVIRCLQWTTVIERTFHVDSPDERQEWMQAIQMVANSLKQRGPGEDPMDYKCGSPSDSSAAEEMEVAVSKARAKVTMNDFDYLKLLGKGTFGKVILVREKASGRYYAMKILRKEVIIAKDEVAHTVTESRVLQNTRHPFLTALKYAFQTHDRLCFVMEYANGGELFFHLSRERVFTEERARFYGAEIVSALEYLHSRDVVYRDIKLENLMLDKDGHIKITDFGLCKEGVSDGATMKTFCGTPEYLAPEVLEDNDYGRAVDWWGLGVVMYEMMCGRLPFYNQDHERLFELILMEEIRFPRTLSPEAKSLLAGLLKKDPKQRLGGGPSDATEVMEHRFFLSINWQDVVQKKLLPPFKPQVTSEVDTRYFDDEFTAQSITITPPDRYDSLGLLELDQRTHFPQFSYSASIRE